In Sphingobacteriaceae bacterium, the following proteins share a genomic window:
- a CDS encoding MFS transporter produces METTTAHIAIPNARRWAALAVLCTAQFMVIMDTSIIGVALPAIQKDLGYSASNLQWIFNAYVIFLGGLLLLGGKLSDLFGPRKIFMMGFGVLTGASLLAGLAWSETSMNVARALQGVGSALIAPAALTLLMTIFTDGKELAKAFGFWGASAAAGGSAGVFLGGVLTEWLSWHWTFLINIPLGLIVLMVSKTYLVKGYTHRGRLDLSGALMATIALVSLVYAIVSAESEGWGSVKIISLIAVSVILFLVFFMLQKKSASPLLPLSVFKIPNLSTGNLVMMLLAAAWIPLWFYLNIYLQQVLHLSAFKSGLALLPMTIVIMIMMTSVTGKVIAKMGVKGTLVLGLLFLTVSLLLFANVSETGSFATDVLPASILGAIGMSLAYIPGTITSMSGAKPEETGLASGIVNTSYQIGSALGLAVVVAISSASIKGNANMNHGIQVAFIAAAVISTLAVIIGVVRVKKLG; encoded by the coding sequence ATGGAAACAACAACAGCACATATTGCCATTCCCAACGCCAGGCGCTGGGCGGCATTAGCGGTTTTATGCACCGCGCAGTTCATGGTTATTATGGATACCTCTATAATAGGGGTAGCTTTACCTGCAATTCAAAAAGACCTGGGTTATTCAGCAAGCAACCTCCAATGGATCTTTAACGCCTATGTGATCTTTTTGGGCGGTCTCTTACTTCTTGGCGGAAAACTGTCCGACCTGTTCGGTCCCCGGAAGATTTTTATGATGGGATTCGGTGTTTTGACCGGTGCTTCACTGCTGGCAGGACTGGCCTGGTCTGAAACTTCAATGAATGTTGCCAGGGCACTGCAAGGAGTTGGATCGGCCTTAATTGCGCCAGCCGCTTTAACACTCCTCATGACCATCTTTACCGATGGCAAAGAGCTCGCAAAGGCTTTTGGTTTTTGGGGCGCTTCGGCAGCTGCCGGAGGATCGGCAGGCGTTTTTTTAGGCGGTGTATTAACGGAATGGCTTTCCTGGCACTGGACATTCCTCATCAATATTCCCCTGGGATTAATTGTGTTGATGGTGAGCAAAACATACTTGGTGAAAGGATACACTCACAGAGGTCGTCTCGATCTCTCAGGCGCCCTGATGGCAACCATTGCTTTAGTTTCTTTGGTTTACGCAATTGTTTCTGCTGAGTCGGAAGGCTGGGGTAGCGTGAAAATCATTTCGCTGATCGCGGTGTCCGTAATTCTTTTCTTGGTCTTTTTCATGCTGCAAAAGAAGTCGGCAAGCCCTTTATTGCCTTTATCGGTATTTAAAATCCCTAATTTGTCTACCGGCAACCTGGTTATGATGCTCCTGGCGGCAGCCTGGATTCCGCTGTGGTTTTACCTGAATATTTACTTGCAGCAGGTGCTTCATTTATCTGCCTTTAAGAGCGGTTTGGCCCTTTTGCCTATGACCATTGTCATTATGATCATGATGACCAGCGTAACGGGCAAAGTAATTGCAAAAATGGGTGTAAAAGGCACTTTGGTGTTGGGACTTTTGTTCCTGACCGTATCCTTGCTGCTGTTTGCCAATGTTTCTGAGACAGGAAGCTTTGCAACAGACGTTCTTCCGGCTTCGATTTTAGGAGCCATTGGCATGTCCCTGGCCTATATTCCCGGCACTATAACTTCCATGTCGGGAGCCAAACCAGAAGAAACCGGCCTTGCTTCAGGAATAGTGAATACATCTTATCAAATCGGCTCGGCTTTAGGGTTGGCTGTCGTTGTAGCTATCAGCTCAGCTTCCATCAAGGGCAACGCCAATATGAATCATGGCATCCAGGTGGCTTTTATCGCGGCAGCCGTTATTAGTACGCTGGCGGTTATTATCGGAGTAGTTCGCGTAAAAAAACTGGGCTAG
- a CDS encoding AraC family transcriptional regulator: MKLAVKNMVCNRCIMVVKSIFEKNGHSPATITLGEVILQDDSITDSTLKIIDQELSDMGFERIDDKKVRIIEKLKNIIVSKIHHTDYVDVKFNWSAVLSDELRIDYNYLSTLFSSVEGITLEHYIIKQKIERVKELLFYDELNLSEIADKLGYSSVQHLSSQFKKMTGFTPSQFKKSHPSEHSRRSLDSI, translated from the coding sequence ATGAAACTTGCTGTGAAAAATATGGTTTGTAACCGCTGCATCATGGTAGTGAAATCTATTTTTGAGAAGAATGGACATTCGCCCGCAACAATCACACTCGGCGAGGTGATCTTACAAGATGATTCTATAACTGACTCCACTCTAAAAATTATTGACCAGGAATTATCTGACATGGGTTTTGAAAGAATAGACGATAAAAAAGTCAGGATCATTGAAAAATTGAAGAATATTATTGTGAGTAAAATTCATCATACCGATTATGTGGATGTGAAATTTAATTGGTCGGCTGTTTTATCTGATGAACTTCGCATCGATTATAATTATCTCAGTACACTTTTTTCTTCCGTAGAAGGTATTACGCTGGAACACTATATTATTAAACAGAAAATTGAACGTGTAAAGGAACTATTATTCTACGACGAGTTAAACTTGAGTGAGATCGCCGACAAGCTGGGTTATAGCAGTGTGCAGCATTTATCAAGTCAGTTTAAGAAAATGACCGGTTTTACGCCGTCGCAGTTTAAAAAATCACATCCCTCTGAACATTCACGCAGAAGCCTGGATTCAATTTGA
- a CDS encoding AraC family transcriptional regulator yields MEQVETISVKGMVCSRCIITLKQAITDKGMRVASIELGKISVYKTADFSYCTLTTLISILGFEILLDKQVKIIERIKESVVRYVSSAENKQKFSEVLSDELNMNFDQLSGIFSSREGMTLEHYIIKQKIEKVKGLLTSTEDSVTDISYQVNYSSVQHLSRQFKEIIGVNPSRYRELAQQKRYKVKQ; encoded by the coding sequence ATGGAACAGGTAGAAACAATTTCAGTGAAAGGCATGGTGTGTAGTCGTTGCATCATTACGTTAAAACAAGCCATCACCGATAAAGGCATGCGTGTTGCATCCATTGAACTAGGAAAAATAAGCGTTTATAAAACCGCTGATTTCTCTTATTGCACCTTAACGACGCTAATTTCAATACTTGGATTTGAGATCCTATTAGATAAACAAGTAAAAATAATTGAACGCATTAAGGAGTCTGTTGTGCGTTATGTTTCATCGGCTGAAAATAAACAGAAGTTCTCTGAAGTGTTAAGTGATGAACTGAATATGAACTTCGATCAATTGAGTGGTATTTTTTCAAGCAGAGAGGGAATGACACTGGAGCATTATATAATCAAACAAAAAATTGAAAAGGTGAAGGGCCTGCTCACCAGCACTGAAGATTCAGTAACGGATATTTCATACCAGGTAAATTATAGCAGCGTTCAGCATCTTTCGCGCCAGTTTAAGGAAATAATAGGCGTAAATCCCTCACGATACAGGGAATTGGCCCAACAGAAAAGATATAAAGTAAAACAGTAA
- a CDS encoding copper-translocating P-type ATPase translates to MSTTLNKQTFPVLEMTCAACAVSVESILKNTKGVKNASVNYANQQAQVEWDEKLIDVNGIQNAVRSIGYDLLINTENASEKQEEIQQQNFKQLKLRTIWSAVLAVPVVIIGMFLMDLRGANWISLTLTAPIIFYFGKNYFISAFKKLKHRTANMDTLVALSTGIAFLFSTFNTIYPEFWHSRGLHAHVYFEAAAVIIVFISLGKLLEERAKSNTSSAIKKLIGLQPKTVKVLRENKEIEIQLSEVTAGEIIIVRPGEKIPVDGLVQEGKSFVDESMISGEPVAVEKTPGSKVFAGTLNQKGTFKFKAEKVGSDTLLAQIIKMVQEAQGSKAPVQNLVDKIAGIFVPAVIGLAILTFVVWMVFGGDNAFTHALLNSITVLVIACPCALGLATPTAIMVGIGRGAENNILVKDAESLEIGHQVNALILDKTGTITEGHPEVTNLTWLKEENKKEMQNVLFTMESRSEHPLAEAVIKLLNSDEVSLTGLQNFESLTGLGIKAEYNGSVYYVGNKKLMQQQGIASSKIDDTVSKWQAEAKTVVFFANSTQAIALIAIADKVKETSKAAIAQLQERGIEVYMLTGDNHLTAQSVAKQVGIRSFQADALPSDKAAFVKKLQAEGKVVAMVGDGINDSHALAQADLSIAMGKGSDIAIDVAKMTLITSDLQSIPKALRLSKLIVRGIRQNLFWAFIYNLVGIPIAAGILYPVNGFLLNPMIAGAAMALSSVSVVANSLRLKIAKL, encoded by the coding sequence ATGAGCACCACACTAAACAAACAAACTTTTCCCGTTCTCGAAATGACTTGCGCCGCCTGTGCGGTAAGTGTTGAATCCATTCTAAAAAACACCAAGGGTGTAAAAAACGCAAGTGTCAACTATGCCAATCAACAGGCGCAGGTGGAATGGGATGAAAAACTGATCGACGTTAACGGAATTCAAAATGCTGTACGTTCTATCGGTTACGATTTATTGATTAACACCGAGAACGCCAGCGAAAAGCAGGAAGAAATACAACAGCAGAACTTCAAACAATTAAAATTAAGAACCATTTGGTCGGCGGTTTTGGCTGTACCGGTTGTTATCATCGGGATGTTCCTGATGGATCTTCGCGGCGCGAACTGGATCTCTCTCACATTAACCGCACCAATCATATTTTATTTTGGCAAAAACTATTTTATCAGCGCTTTTAAGAAGCTGAAACACCGCACGGCCAACATGGATACATTGGTTGCACTCAGCACCGGGATCGCTTTCCTATTCAGCACATTCAATACCATATATCCTGAATTCTGGCATTCCCGCGGATTACACGCCCATGTATATTTTGAGGCTGCTGCGGTAATTATCGTCTTTATATCCCTGGGGAAATTATTAGAAGAACGGGCTAAATCCAACACCTCGTCTGCGATTAAAAAGTTAATTGGCCTTCAACCAAAAACGGTAAAAGTTCTAAGGGAGAATAAAGAAATAGAAATACAGTTATCGGAAGTAACGGCAGGAGAAATTATTATTGTAAGGCCAGGAGAAAAAATTCCGGTAGACGGTCTTGTTCAAGAAGGAAAATCGTTCGTAGATGAAAGCATGATAAGTGGGGAACCTGTTGCGGTTGAAAAGACCCCAGGCAGTAAAGTTTTTGCAGGGACACTCAACCAAAAGGGTACTTTCAAATTCAAAGCAGAAAAGGTGGGAAGCGATACGTTACTCGCACAAATAATCAAAATGGTTCAGGAAGCCCAGGGAAGCAAGGCGCCGGTTCAGAACCTGGTAGATAAGATAGCGGGAATCTTTGTACCGGCGGTTATTGGCCTGGCAATTCTTACTTTCGTTGTTTGGATGGTTTTTGGTGGAGACAATGCTTTCACGCACGCACTCTTAAATTCTATTACCGTGTTGGTTATTGCATGTCCTTGTGCGCTTGGATTGGCTACTCCAACTGCTATTATGGTAGGTATTGGACGAGGCGCTGAAAATAATATCCTTGTAAAGGATGCCGAGAGTTTAGAAATTGGACATCAGGTGAATGCTTTAATCCTTGATAAAACCGGAACGATTACAGAAGGACACCCAGAAGTTACAAATCTTACCTGGCTCAAAGAAGAAAATAAAAAGGAAATGCAAAACGTTTTGTTCACCATGGAGTCCCGGTCTGAACACCCGCTTGCAGAAGCGGTTATTAAGCTTCTTAACAGCGATGAAGTTTCCCTCACCGGACTTCAGAATTTTGAAAGTCTAACGGGATTAGGAATTAAAGCGGAGTATAACGGATCTGTCTATTACGTAGGCAACAAAAAGCTGATGCAGCAGCAAGGAATCGCCAGCAGTAAAATTGATGATACTGTTTCAAAGTGGCAGGCAGAAGCGAAAACAGTTGTATTCTTCGCCAACAGTACCCAAGCGATCGCTTTGATAGCGATTGCCGACAAGGTGAAAGAAACGTCAAAGGCTGCCATCGCACAGTTACAAGAACGCGGCATTGAAGTATATATGTTAACCGGGGACAACCACCTGACTGCTCAGTCAGTTGCAAAACAAGTCGGCATTCGCAGCTTTCAGGCAGATGCCCTTCCTTCAGATAAAGCCGCATTTGTAAAGAAGCTCCAGGCAGAAGGAAAAGTGGTTGCCATGGTTGGAGATGGGATCAACGACAGTCATGCTTTAGCTCAGGCGGACCTGAGTATTGCCATGGGTAAAGGCTCTGACATAGCGATAGATGTTGCAAAAATGACCCTGATTACCTCCGACCTTCAATCGATTCCTAAAGCTCTGAGATTGTCAAAGCTTATTGTGAGAGGAATAAGACAAAACTTATTTTGGGCCTTCATCTACAACCTGGTAGGCATCCCGATTGCAGCTGGAATATTGTACCCGGTAAATGGCTTCTTACTGAATCCTATGATCGCCGGGGCGGCTATGGCACTTAGCTCTGTTTCAGTAGTTGCTAATAGCCTACGTTTAAAAATCGCAAAACTTTAA
- a CDS encoding mercury transporter, whose product MKNWKIKITTLLAAIGLVSVSTLQAQNKNVVKETYKVSGNCGMCKKTIETAATKKASDAEWSEEKKELKVSYDPGKTNADEILKAVAYSGYDNEKYFAPQAAYSKLPDCCQYERSAKALASNKNAYNKTDKEQSPGSQQEKVALESVYALYFSVKDALVKTDANTASSKSKELMNALSMVKMESLNADQHKVFMKYVSNLKTDAVSIGESKDISKQREHFTTLSQNMYEVMKGIKPSYTVYLDHCPMFNDGKGANWVSKESAIKNPYYGSQMMTCGKISETSK is encoded by the coding sequence ATGAAAAACTGGAAAATAAAAATAACCACACTGCTTGCCGCAATTGGCTTAGTTTCAGTGTCAACACTACAAGCTCAAAATAAAAATGTAGTTAAAGAAACGTATAAGGTGTCGGGTAACTGCGGCATGTGTAAAAAAACGATTGAAACTGCGGCCACCAAAAAAGCAAGTGATGCAGAATGGAGCGAAGAGAAAAAAGAATTAAAAGTCAGTTACGATCCTGGAAAAACCAATGCTGATGAAATTCTCAAAGCCGTTGCATATTCTGGTTACGACAATGAAAAATACTTTGCTCCCCAAGCTGCATATTCCAAATTGCCCGATTGTTGCCAATATGAAAGATCTGCGAAAGCTTTAGCATCCAATAAGAACGCATACAATAAAACCGATAAAGAACAATCACCAGGAAGTCAACAGGAAAAAGTCGCTTTAGAATCTGTTTACGCTTTGTATTTTTCCGTAAAAGACGCTCTGGTAAAAACAGATGCCAATACCGCTTCCTCAAAGAGTAAAGAACTTATGAACGCACTGAGCATGGTAAAAATGGAATCGTTGAATGCCGATCAACATAAAGTTTTTATGAAATACGTTTCTAACCTTAAAACAGATGCTGTGAGTATTGGTGAAAGTAAAGATATTAGCAAACAAAGAGAGCATTTTACTACTCTATCACAAAACATGTACGAAGTCATGAAAGGAATTAAACCTTCATACACCGTTTATTTAGACCATTGTCCAATGTTTAATGATGGCAAAGGCGCGAACTGGGTGAGCAAGGAATCTGCAATTAAAAACCCTTATTACGGTTCGCAAATGATGACCTGCGGTAAAATTTCAGAAACGAGCAAATAA
- a CDS encoding copper oxidase, translating to MKSFRILILFMLCTLNQLVAQKKVRYDLYVRDTLVNFAGKEKHAYAVNGQIPMPELHFTEGDTAEIFIHNELRTETSIHWHGLIIPNEQDGVPYLTTAPIKAKTTHLYKFPIVQSGTYWYHSHTKLQEQSGMYGAFIIHKRNAPPMKEYTLILSDWTNMKPFEVHRRLHMANDWSAIKKAKIQKGAVQSYGDAIAAGSLKTKFTNEWKRMLAMDVSDVYYDKFLSNGKPEIEAPQFKAGDKVRVRIINGSSSTYFWLNYAGGQMEVAASDGMDVVPVPVDRMIIAVAETYDVLLTIPEDSVAYEFLATSEDRIRNTSLWLGRGTKQLASPLKPLKYFDGMKMMNDMMKMNGNLDDMGMNMSLQQMDMNVVMYPEITGEKEEKKDHDHDSRLDNDRYNSNALSDIVTLNYAMLKSPVKTTLPAGPTRVLNFTLSGNMNRYVWSIDNKTVSETDKILIKKGENIRIVLYNNSMMRHPMHLHGHFFRIVNGYGDYSPLKNVLDIMPMETDTIEFAATESGDWFFHCHILYHMMSGMGRIFSYENSPPNPQLPNPEKAIKKLYKDDREFHFMVQNDFASNGNDGEMMYMNTRYNLQAEWRLGYNDMHGYEVETHFGRYIGKMQWLFPYVGIDYRYRKMGIDEVEKNIFGQKNTKDIRQALCFGVQYTLPLLIVADARFDTDGKLRLSLMREDIPLTKRLRLNFMGNSDLEYMAGFKYVLDKNFSLSAHYDSDMGLGGGFTFTY from the coding sequence ATGAAGTCTTTCAGGATATTAATTTTATTCATGCTGTGCACTTTGAACCAATTAGTGGCACAAAAAAAAGTGAGGTATGATTTGTACGTGCGCGATACATTGGTGAATTTTGCAGGCAAGGAAAAACACGCCTATGCGGTTAACGGCCAGATTCCAATGCCTGAACTGCATTTTACAGAAGGTGATACTGCTGAAATTTTTATTCATAACGAGCTAAGGACTGAAACATCCATCCACTGGCATGGACTAATTATACCCAACGAACAAGACGGTGTACCGTACCTCACAACCGCTCCAATAAAAGCAAAAACTACGCACCTCTATAAATTTCCCATTGTTCAGAGTGGCACTTATTGGTATCACTCACATACCAAATTACAGGAGCAAAGCGGAATGTATGGTGCTTTTATAATTCATAAGCGCAACGCTCCGCCAATGAAAGAGTATACGTTGATATTAAGCGATTGGACAAACATGAAGCCTTTTGAAGTTCACCGCAGGCTTCACATGGCAAACGATTGGTCTGCTATTAAAAAAGCGAAGATTCAAAAAGGGGCGGTACAAAGTTATGGCGATGCCATCGCAGCCGGAAGCCTGAAAACGAAATTTACCAACGAGTGGAAACGCATGTTAGCCATGGATGTGAGCGATGTGTATTACGATAAATTCCTGTCTAATGGAAAACCTGAAATCGAAGCGCCACAGTTTAAAGCAGGTGATAAAGTGAGGGTAAGGATTATCAACGGGAGTTCCTCTACTTATTTCTGGCTCAACTATGCCGGCGGACAAATGGAAGTCGCTGCGAGTGATGGCATGGACGTTGTTCCGGTGCCGGTTGACAGGATGATCATAGCTGTAGCAGAAACATACGACGTTCTGCTAACGATACCGGAAGACAGCGTTGCCTATGAGTTTTTAGCCACTTCAGAGGATCGCATCAGAAACACTTCTCTATGGCTGGGCAGGGGCACAAAACAGCTCGCATCACCGTTAAAGCCTTTAAAGTATTTTGATGGAATGAAGATGATGAACGACATGATGAAAATGAATGGTAACCTGGATGACATGGGCATGAACATGAGTCTTCAGCAAATGGATATGAATGTAGTGATGTATCCTGAGATCACCGGTGAAAAAGAAGAAAAAAAAGATCATGATCATGACTCCCGGCTGGATAACGACCGTTATAATAGCAACGCTCTGTCTGATATTGTTACTTTGAACTACGCGATGTTAAAGTCGCCGGTAAAAACGACATTGCCTGCCGGGCCAACCCGGGTTCTGAACTTTACGTTATCGGGAAATATGAACCGCTATGTTTGGAGCATTGATAACAAAACGGTTTCTGAAACGGATAAGATCTTAATCAAAAAGGGAGAAAACATACGCATTGTACTTTATAATAATTCTATGATGCGCCATCCCATGCATTTACACGGACATTTTTTTAGAATCGTAAATGGATATGGAGACTATTCGCCACTTAAAAATGTACTGGATATAATGCCCATGGAAACCGACACTATTGAATTTGCAGCTACGGAAAGTGGCGACTGGTTTTTCCACTGCCATATTTTATACCACATGATGAGTGGAATGGGAAGAATCTTCAGTTATGAAAATTCGCCGCCAAATCCGCAATTGCCAAACCCTGAGAAGGCCATTAAAAAACTTTATAAGGACGACCGGGAATTTCACTTCATGGTTCAGAATGATTTTGCCAGCAATGGAAACGATGGTGAAATGATGTACATGAACACTCGTTACAATCTTCAGGCTGAATGGCGATTGGGTTATAATGACATGCACGGTTATGAAGTTGAAACGCACTTTGGAAGGTACATTGGAAAAATGCAATGGCTGTTTCCATATGTCGGAATAGATTATCGTTACAGGAAAATGGGAATAGATGAAGTTGAAAAAAATATTTTCGGGCAGAAAAACACAAAAGACATTCGCCAGGCTCTGTGTTTTGGTGTGCAATACACTTTACCACTGCTGATTGTAGCGGATGCACGCTTCGATACAGATGGCAAGCTTAGGTTATCGCTGATGAGAGAAGACATTCCACTTACAAAGCGTTTACGCTTAAATTTTATGGGCAATAGCGATCTTGAATACATGGCCGGCTTCAAGTATGTCCTGGATAAAAACTTTTCACTCTCGGCCCATTATGACAGTGACATGGGGCTTGGTGGTGGCTTTACGTTTACCTACTAG
- a CDS encoding phenazine biosynthesis protein — protein MKKIPITIVNAFSIDNLGGNPAAIVFDADHYTIAQKQEIATKINVSETAFVSSSAIADYKLEFFTPSKQIAHCGHATIATFSYMKQTGAIKKKFVVKETIDGLREIRFVSNKAFMEQKAPFFSRPNRKDLGKILLSLNLTSSDIRPNTLPVIVNTGTSFLLIETADEIALKNAVPDHNLISELSTQYGLIGFYLFHRRSGLTEHATTRMFAPLYGIAEEAATGMAAGPLACLLNLSSSEQLSTYLIEQGRYMTPPSRSSIEVNLVVENGAIERLFVGGIAYLAETTTIDIR, from the coding sequence ATGAAAAAAATACCAATAACTATCGTCAATGCTTTTAGCATTGATAACCTTGGTGGTAACCCCGCCGCTATCGTATTTGATGCTGATCACTACACAATCGCTCAAAAACAGGAAATTGCCACAAAAATAAATGTATCAGAAACGGCGTTTGTATCTAGTTCTGCCATTGCAGACTACAAACTTGAATTTTTTACCCCTTCAAAACAAATCGCGCATTGTGGTCATGCGACCATTGCAACGTTCTCTTACATGAAACAAACCGGGGCTATCAAAAAGAAATTTGTGGTTAAAGAAACAATCGATGGTTTGCGCGAAATCCGGTTCGTCAGCAACAAGGCTTTCATGGAACAGAAGGCGCCGTTCTTTAGCCGACCCAATCGTAAGGATCTGGGTAAAATCCTTTTAAGCCTTAACCTCACTTCATCGGACATCCGACCTAACACGTTGCCTGTAATTGTAAACACGGGAACTTCATTTCTGCTAATCGAAACGGCTGATGAAATTGCGCTAAAAAACGCTGTTCCAGACCATAACTTAATTAGTGAACTTTCTACGCAATATGGGTTAATTGGATTTTATCTGTTTCATAGGAGAAGTGGTTTAACAGAACACGCTACTACGCGAATGTTTGCACCCTTATATGGCATAGCCGAGGAGGCTGCAACTGGCATGGCGGCAGGACCCCTGGCTTGCCTGCTAAACTTGAGTTCAAGTGAACAGCTTTCAACCTACCTTATAGAACAAGGCCGTTACATGACTCCACCTTCGCGAAGTTCCATTGAAGTAAATCTCGTTGTTGAAAATGGAGCCATTGAGCGTCTATTCGTTGGCGGAATTGCATATTTAGCTGAAACCACGACGATCGACATCCGTTAG
- a CDS encoding SIGNAL peptide protein: protein MLFSHMSAAQNKTDDIVGRWLTAGKEPAKIDIYKKGENYYGRIIWLKNPTDKGKPRVDGNNPDSAKRNNPTIGLVMLIGFKFDGENEWKDGFIYDPESGKTYSAYLSLKEKNTLEVRGYVGISLFGRTETWTRVN from the coding sequence ATCCTGTTCAGCCACATGTCAGCTGCTCAAAATAAGACAGATGACATCGTTGGAAGGTGGCTAACAGCCGGAAAAGAACCTGCAAAAATTGACATCTATAAAAAGGGCGAAAACTATTACGGTAGAATAATTTGGTTAAAAAATCCAACTGATAAAGGCAAACCAAGAGTGGATGGTAATAACCCTGATTCAGCAAAGAGAAACAATCCTACCATTGGCTTGGTGATGTTAATTGGGTTTAAGTTTGATGGGGAGAATGAGTGGAAAGATGGGTTTATTTATGATCCTGAAAGTGGTAAGACATATAGCGCTTATTTATCCTTAAAAGAAAAAAATACTTTAGAAGTAAGAGGTTATGTTGGTATTTCATTATTCGGTAGAACGGAAACATGGACACGGGTAAATTAA
- a CDS encoding sterol desaturase translates to MTWKKFLWQLLDIADKYYFIATPVFLIFYILLKKKISYLKIQLKFPGLKDYKREIIFSTISIIIFSLPPLFLLLTDSIRQHTTFYDDADKYGQVYFVLAVPLMILIHDTYFYWIHRMMHSPMLFKMFHLIHHKSTNPSPWAAYAFHPFEAILESLIFVIFLFTIPIHPLHLTIFFVFSLFYNVYGHLGFELYPTGFNKHWLGKMINTSVSHNQHHQYFSGNYGLYFTLWDRLMGTLRPDYDLAFDELKKRKKIN, encoded by the coding sequence ATGACTTGGAAAAAATTTCTATGGCAACTACTAGACATTGCCGACAAATACTATTTTATTGCAACGCCTGTATTTCTTATTTTTTATATCCTTCTGAAGAAAAAAATTTCTTATCTGAAAATACAGTTAAAATTCCCCGGGCTAAAAGACTATAAAAGGGAAATTATTTTTTCAACTATTTCTATAATTATTTTTTCTCTTCCACCACTATTTCTCTTACTTACGGATAGCATTCGCCAACACACCACATTTTATGACGACGCGGATAAATATGGCCAGGTATATTTTGTACTTGCTGTTCCTTTAATGATACTGATTCACGATACCTATTTTTATTGGATACACAGGATGATGCACTCGCCAATGTTATTTAAAATGTTTCACTTAATTCATCATAAATCCACCAATCCATCTCCCTGGGCTGCTTATGCGTTTCATCCATTCGAAGCAATTTTAGAATCATTGATATTTGTTATTTTCCTTTTTACAATTCCAATTCACCCATTGCACTTAACCATTTTCTTTGTTTTTAGTCTTTTCTATAATGTTTACGGGCATCTGGGTTTTGAATTATATCCCACAGGATTTAATAAACATTGGCTGGGTAAAATGATAAACACTTCCGTAAGCCACAATCAGCACCATCAGTATTTCAGTGGCAACTATGGCCTGTACTTTACACTATGGGACAGATTAATGGGGACATTGAGACCTGATTATGATCTGGCATTTGATGAATTAAAAAAAAGAAAAAAAATAAACTAA
- a CDS encoding cyclic nucleotide-binding protein, with amino-acid sequence MQDKLFDFISKYISLNDDEKNALLSLDIFRSVKKGTLLLQEGQNSKESYFVINGCIRTYYVLDGEEKTTAFYTEMEALTPNCVISKTPSQYYISCIEDSLLLISNSDMEEEVNSKFPKFEIMCRLFSAELLAKNKIDFDEFKTSSPEQRYLNLLKKRPDLIQRVPQHQLASYLGIQPQSLSRLRARIIEKK; translated from the coding sequence ATGCAGGACAAACTATTTGATTTTATATCAAAATACATTTCTCTGAACGATGACGAGAAGAACGCTTTACTTTCGCTGGACATATTTCGCTCAGTAAAAAAAGGAACTCTTTTACTCCAGGAAGGACAAAATTCGAAAGAAAGTTATTTTGTAATAAATGGCTGTATTCGTACTTATTATGTTTTAGATGGTGAAGAAAAAACTACTGCTTTCTACACAGAAATGGAAGCTTTGACACCAAATTGTGTAATAAGTAAAACCCCTTCCCAATATTATATTAGTTGTATTGAAGACTCTCTACTTTTAATTTCAAATTCTGATATGGAAGAAGAAGTAAATAGTAAATTTCCTAAATTTGAAATAATGTGCAGACTGTTTTCAGCAGAACTTTTGGCTAAAAATAAAATCGACTTTGACGAGTTTAAAACTTCGTCGCCAGAACAACGGTACCTTAATTTATTAAAAAAAAGGCCTGATCTTATTCAGCGCGTTCCTCAACACCAATTAGCCAGCTATTTAGGCATCCAACCACAATCTTTGAGCAGATTAAGAGCTAGAATTATTGAAAAAAAATAG